GAATGTTCTCTTTTGTATTCCTGTAATGGTTGGTTTTTCCTTTTGCAGTTCTACTGCTTGTGTAGAAAGTCTTCATTTCAGGTTCGTGGAATGCAGAATGTAACGACAGGCAAGAATGCTGCTCTTGTGTTTACCAAGACAGAACCATGGTCATGTACATGCTATTTAGTAAGTTTGGGGTTGGCTTCCTCCGTAGAACACAAGTATATAATTACCAGCACAAGCGTACTCTGGTGAATGTTAAATTGAAATGGGTTAAAGATAGGGCATTGGATGCTGTTGTCTCTGCTGAGAGAGATCTCAAAGCAGCCTGTGTTCTTGTTTCCATTATCTCCTCCTCGTCTCATGGCTGCCTCCCAATATACCATCTCACTTGTCACCGTGGACAACTCGGTCTTCCTTATGACCTCAAGGTCTCTACTTTTGTTAGGAGATACCCTTCTGTTTTTCTAGAGTCCCATGTTCTCGATAGTGGTGGCACTCGTGTACCATGCTTTAGCTTAACACCTGAAGCCATAAAGCTCCAACAAGAAGAGTCCAATCTCGTCCAGAAGAATCGTATTGATATCCTTAATAGGCTTCAGAAACTGCTTATGCTCACTAGGGACTGGAAGCTTCCTTTACAAACTGTTGACCAGCTGAAATGGGACCTAGGTTTGCCATATGATTACCAGCATTCGGTAATTCCTCATCACCCTGATCTATTCTCTTTCATCCGTTTACTTGATGACCGTGTTGGCTTAAAGCTTCTATCCTGGGATGATGACCTTGCAGTTTCCCAATTGCAAAAGAATTCTGCTATACAACAAGAGGAAGAAGGTATGCGAAGTGGCTGTTTAGCTTTTCCAATTGGATTTACTAGGGGTTTTGGTTTGAAGAGAAAATGCATGGAATGGTTGAAAGAGTGGCAAAGCCTCCCTTACCATTCTCCATACTATGATGCCTCCCACTTGGATCCACGTACAGATGAATCAGAGAAGAGAATTGTTGGAGTCTTCCACGAGCTTCTTCATCTCACTATACAAAAGAAAACTGAACGTAAGAATGTGAGCAACCTTCGTAAACCTTTGGCCCTACCCCAGAAGTTCACCAAAGTATTTGAGCGTCATCCAGGTATTTTCTACATTTCAAAAAAGTGTGACACTCAAACTGTCATTCTGAGGGAAGCCTACGATCATCGACAACTCTTGCAGAAACACCCTATTGCCAAACTGAGAGAAAAATTTGCGATGCTGTTGAGGAAAGGTTTGCTGGATAGGAGCAATGGTCTATACAAGAAGAGTTCTGGTGATGTATCAGGAGTAGGTCTATTAAAGAATACCGTTGTTGATAGTATCAGTGATTACAGATCCGGCCTTAATGAGGATTCGGAGAATGATTTGCCTTATGAGTACGAATCAGATGAACTGCACAACCCTTGCTGAGTCAAAGTTAGCAGCTGACTGATCTGTCCAGTTTGTCTACATCATAGGCGTAACTTGTAATTTACAAGTAGACATGCATTTCATGCAAGACTTGCAACCATTTTCAGAATAGGTAGCTGGACAGGAGCAGGGGAAAATGCAGGTGCTAGACTAGAAGAAGGAACAAACAGTGTAGCACATATTATGTCAAAGTTACTTTGTAAACAACTAAACATACAAATGTAATTTCTACCATTCAGTTCGAGAGCTCATAGTCTTTGTTTCTACCATTCCAAATCCTTAATCGGAATGCCaactgtttcttttctttttttcggaTTCAAGACATAGAATTGATTTCTGTCTAAGAATCGACCTTTGGTCGAGTTCTTCCTAAACTGAAATGTTGATCTTTGTGGGATTATAAGATGTCAAGAAGAAGCGTTCTTGTTTAAAGTAAAACTCAGAAAAGAGACAAAATGGAAAGGGAGAGAGACCAAAATGGCTTTGGAGTTGCAGTTTAGCCAAGTAGGCAAGTACTACTACATAAGACATAACGCTTCAGTTGGAAAGTTAAGAAGCCAAAGCCGAAGCCAAAGGAGGAACTTgaagagagaaaaatgagTTGTGTACTGCATCCTCAGGTGGGTAGCAGAGACTGCAGTGTCTCTCTTCCCCACAGCTCCTGCTCTTTCAATCTCAGCTCCCCTTCCAACCTTACATTTGTGTCACATCTTCATCAACGATCACTTTCACTTCCCCACAAGTCAAATGCATCTCCATTTCTTACCAGAAGGAATGGAGTCCTTCGAATCCTGGCAGCTTACGCAGGAGACTCAGCGCCACCGGAGTCTCCGGCGAAGGCGCTGAGGCGGATTATGGAGTTGCCAGGGGTGCACCAAGGCCCTGCTTGCTTTGATGGTCTCAGTGCCAAGCTTGTGGAAAGAGCTGGTTTCCAGTACTGCTTCACTAGTGGTATATGCCACTTTCATGCTTCTTATTTTGATTCAAACTAAGGATTTGGGTTTTCTGTATTGGTTTATAGTGAAATTATTGCATGTTTTGATCTGGGTTTTGAATAAATATGGTCTTTGAGGTAGGATTGGATATATAAACCTGGGTTTCGAGCACtggttgttggattaataCCCGTTTTGGTCAATGGACTAAGGTAGTTTATCTGAGTTTGAGATGATATTTAGTAAATCTTCACATTCTTAAGATTCTAAACGACTACAGGGTAGTTAAGTTTGACCATAAACTTATCTATTCTTGCAGTGTCTCCACAGTTAACTCAGTCCATAAACTTATCAATTCTTGCAGTCTCTCCATAATTAGACACCCCACACACACGACGCCGGAAACTTGCTCATTTGTGTACATACTAGTTTTCTGGTAATAATTgaattgagtttttttttctaagaaTTAAGTTATAACTCTGAATGAATACAATTGAAGTTGAGTTACAGCTACCTTGCACTTGCGTTGCATTTCATGATCATTTTGGAGGTACTTCTTTGTCTAAATGTATGATACATCCACACGAACATAATTAACAATGCCATTATGTTCTTCCATTAGGATTTTCGATATCGGCTGCTAGATTAGGGCTGCCAGATACCGGTTTCCTATCGTATGGAGAAATGGTGGATCAGGGGCAACAAATTACTCAATCTGTGTCAATTCCTGTCATTGGGGATGGTGATAACGGTTATGGGAATGCAATGAATGTCAAGAGAACAATCAAGGGATATATTAGAGCTGGCTTTGCTGGGATCCTGCTCGAAGATCAGGTCATTATAGAAACTATAATATTGCATCTTTGAATTTTCCTGTGTTATCTCTTGTTCTAAAATCACTATAACCACACTTTCAGATGCTTTTATTTCATGATTGTTAATGTAAAATCTAAAGCGATAGGCTATTGTTATCATAAAATCTAAGGCTATTGAATAACATTTATCAAGAAATAGAGGTCTTTAGTGCTCATTTTGTGGATTATAGTATTCAGGTCTCTATGGATTGGGACGTTGCTCGCTCTTTGCTGGTATGACTGTAAAAATATGAGTAACATCAATGAATGGGAAACCAAATATGAGAAGCATCAATTGCTAGTATTTCTTGTCAGCTAGAAACCAATAATAATTGGATTTGAGCCAATATTGGATTGATATGATCTCATATTGAATGTGGAGTCATTTTAACTGTAGCCATGTACCTTTGTGTAGCCATTACAACCATTCACCACATGACCCAGATGGCTACATTCCCACAATCAGAGTGCAAATGTTTGGTTTACATAAGACCTGACTTATTTAAACGCTTCTTCCCTTCTAAGCATCTATTTTGTACACTCTTATGTATTTTGTTAAAGATTTATTCTACTTTTTTCTTAGTAGCAGTCCAACATGTCTATGTACACATTAAAGTTAATATTACTCTATTTCCTTACAAAATAAGTGAATAGATGTGCAAATAAATTGTGATATTGCACAAAACATTTCCCCTTTTTCAACCATTGTCTTGTGCTTATTTGAGACTTATAAAACTGTTATCTAGGTTTCTCCAAAAGCCTGCGGTCATACGCAAGGCAGGAAAGTGGTGTCAAGGGAGGAAGCTGTGATGCGGATAAAAGCAGCAGTTGATGCTCGGAAAGAGAGTGGCTCTGACATTGTAATTGTAGCACGAACTGATTCTCGTCAAGCAGTTTCTTTGGAAGAAGCACTCTGGAGGTCAAGAGCATTTGCTGATGCTGGAGCAGATGCCCTTTTCATTGATGCGCTAGCCTCtaaagaagaaatgaaagCTTTCTGTGGAGTATATCCATTAGTTCCAAAAATGGTACATCATAATTTCCATAGCACaaacaacaaagttagaaagcGTAAAACATCACAATGCTGCAGacttatttttattacatAGCGATTATTCTACATTTTCCTGCCCAAGGGCTTTGGCATACCTTTAGCTTTTGCTTCTATACATGGCTTCTGGTAGCCTAaacaaaattgtaaaaagttgGTGAAACACTACTTTTTCTGGTAGCGTAAAGGGATCCCCTTTTATTACCCATTCACTCACTCACTCGGATGCACAAACAACCTAGCACACGTGTGTGCACACACACAAACTTATTCCCAAAACCAAGGAGCCTCAGCCTGAAGTTTGTAATTTCAGAAGCaagaaatgaaattaatttatagTGCTTGATAAATCTTCATGTTTTATCAGGCAAATATGCTTGAAGGAGGGGGGAAAACACCAATACTTGCTCCTCTTGAACTTGAGGAAATCGGATACAAACTTGTGGCTTATCCACTTTCCTTGATTGGAGTATCTATTCAAGCAATGCAGGTAACGTCCACCACCTTTTCTTTTCAGTACAGTTTATGAACAAAAGTAGAGCTCAATTGTCTTGGATATCCTATACCTGTGCTTCCACTGTTATAAAgatatttaacttcatattgATTATGGGTCATTCTGATTTTGTACCATGGCTTAAAAATGTGTTCAAAGCCAGAGAAATAGAGAACCGCACATGGTGTAATATTCTAATAGAGATGTACAGTTTTCAAAGTGTTTAAATTGCTTCAAAAGAGTAAACTCTCGTTGAGCTTCCATTCCATGCAACTGCAAAGGATACATACTAAATGAAAAAACTGtacacattatatatatatatatacatatgtgtgtgtgtgtgtgtgtgtgtgtgtgtgtgtattctATGCCACAACTTGTTCCATTTCACAGCATCAATTTGTGGTTTTAATACACACACACCAATGACACCAGCATTTTTAATCAATGTGACTGCTACAGTTGATGATGTGAAATAGTAACAATGTATGATGTCATACTTCTAAACATGGAGTGCTTTCACTTAACATCACCTATTGCCTGGATCCAAATTCCAATTTTTCAAGTAATACTCGGCAACTTTTCCATCAAACTCATAGTGAGAATAACAATGCAATCTTTTGCTTTTCAGAAGTCTTACTTTTCTAGATTCACTGTCTTTTAATATTACTTCATGGTTGAGAACTTATATGAATAGGCTGCAGGACGCACTAGCTGCTATCAAAGGAGGTCGTATCCCTCCACCTGGAAGCATGCCATCTTTCGAAGAGGTTAAGGATATCCTAGGTTTTAACAATTACTATGAAGAAGAAAAGCGGTATTATAGCAACAGCAGTCGGCTGTCTTCTGAAAGATGTGAGTAACTGTTACAGTCACATCTCTCATGAAGCTTTTACTCACCATGGATGTGATCATTGGCATTGTTTCTAGTTAGGCATCTAAGTTGCATTTGAGAATCCATTAGGTTTTTACAGTTTTTTATTAGAGTTGAATACATTAACAGAACACATTCATATCTGATTTTAACCATGCTAGCCTAGGCATCTTAATTTTTGAACATTGAGTTCTTATTGGTAACTACTATAGGTCAATCCTTTGCTATAAGGTCGTACAAATACTGCCAATTTTTCATGTACCAATTTGAGGGGCAACGTCTTACATGGTCAAAGTATCGATGCTCTGACGTGTTGGCAATATAAGGACCGTTGACTGTCATTAAAGTGAAAATCTAATGATCGAAATAGATGCCAACATGGCCAAGTATCAAAACTTTGAGCACTGAAgaacttttgcaatttgaggtAAGCATTTTCTGGTTCTTGGTTCTTATACACAATGGTTATTTTCCAGTGGCCAGTAGTGTATACAGTCTTCAAGGGATAGCTGAAAATGCAGAACCAAAAGATCAGAGTCCTCAAGATCCCATTGTTGAAGTCATAACACCTGAAGTGTACAATGGTGCAGATGGCTTCAAGGATTCATTTTCCGGGATCTGGTCTCGGAAGTTGCGCATCAAAATAACTGGAAGAGATGGATATAAGAAACTTGATGTTAGGATTCCTGTAAGTCATCTCTTCGTCATTGCAATATATCTGACAGTAAttcttcacatttttcttttgttagaaTTTAGAACTGAACTGTTTTAGAGAAACCAGAAAATCAGATGAGAAAATTGCatacttgtatcaaaaaaaaaattaaaccaaaATGCATTACAGAAGATCAGATGTCCCTAGCTATATATTGGCGCTTTCTGAAACTCACACTTATTTACTTGATCAGACAATAACATGTCACCTTGCATCAATAATTTTGTGTGTACAGCGCATACTTGTTTGAGTACATAGTTACTCTGCCAACCCAGTCCATGGGAAGGAGAAAAGAACAAATGAATATGTGAATCCTCTGTGTGCTGATTATGTTATTTCAGATTGTGTCTTATGTTGATCTGTCCTTTTGTTTTGGCTGTAAACAATTCATAGGCTGGATTCTTGGATGGAATCACAAATATAGTTCCAGGTATTATTTGACTTCCATACTTATTGAAGATGGGTAATATCTTCAGAATAGCCCGATGTATAATTCTGAGTCTGACACATTTTCGATGCAGCTCTTGGGGGTGTAAACATCAAAGAACTGTTGAATGAGGCAGCCGATGAAATGGGAGGGAAGCAGCTGATAGATTTTAATGACACAATGGGTGATAGAATCCAAGTATTTCTAGAGTAATTTTCTACTTGATTTTTACAAAGCAGAATGACCCCATGTATATCACGTGTAATCCTCCGAGTGGCTTTCTTAGTTCCTACAAACTGAATACATGAAGAATGTGTAAGAGTAGAAGGTATATTTTACATTGGAAGTATCAGtatctctttatttttcttcattttcactTCTAACAGTAAAGAGTGTGACTGAAAGAAATCGTTGAAATGGAAACTAAAAAGTTTTCTtttgataaaaagaaaaaaaaaaagctttcGTCtgatttaatttcttttcgagtttttttttttagcatTCTAATACATTGCGAAAAGAAACGTGAAAACTTATATTGAAATTTGGTTATAATCAGTAGAAATAAAGTCCAGCAAAAGAAAGAAGGCAGAAAAGAACAAATAACATTCTAACATACTAAGCTAACTGAGGTGATATATGTGCTTCAAGTAACAGTTAGGTAGGTAACTTAGGTAAGAGAAAGGCAAAGTCCATATATACCAATGTTGGGATGTTGCAAACAGATTGCAAGTCAGGCGACACATATATGCGCTGGAGAGTAGACCCGACGGACACTGGTAGGGGCATCACGGTCTACGGCACCAACCTAAGTGCAACTTCCGGGAACTACTTGCATTTCCCTTTTCATTATCGACTTGGACCTTACCATTCACATGCATCCCAAAGTGGGACTTGTCGATATATTCTGGGAGTCACCCTAGAACCACAACAGTCCCTTAATGCTGTTGATGTAGTAAAATTATTTGCGGGCCAAGGAAGTTGGAGATGGAGTTTCTGTTGTTGTTATTGCAACATTTAAGCCAAGCAAATCCCAATCGTTgatttaaaaattcttatgaAGTTCTTGGGTTTGACAGACACAAATGGGGTTCGATGAGAGGGGGAGCAAAAGGAAAGAGAGAATAAAGGATCACGTTATTACTGACTGCTATATATCTTGGCAAAAAGAATATTCTCACAAAGGAAACAGGCATGATAACCTGAGAATGGTTATCTCCTCTCTAACACAAAAACAGGACCAATGCACCAACGAGCTCTCGTGACCCAAGGCAATCGAATTACAGACATAGAAAAATACAGCAAATTGGGTCGCACAAGATAGATTACAGGACTCTTGTTTACGAATACAACCCTTGTATACCAAATATTGGTCTGAATGTGAACTTTGTAAGATTTAACAGTAAAACTGGGCTAGCCATTCCAATCCTCCGACCAAACTTGTATTGTTTCCTTTTGGTCAATTTCATCGGTAGCCACCATAAGGTTGCTGAGGATAACCACC
This is a stretch of genomic DNA from Argentina anserina chromosome 4, drPotAnse1.1, whole genome shotgun sequence. It encodes these proteins:
- the LOC126789972 gene encoding uncharacterized protein LOC126789972 isoform X1, producing the protein MSCVLHPQVGSRDCSVSLPHSSCSFNLSSPSNLTFVSHLHQRSLSLPHKSNASPFLTRRNGVLRILAAYAGDSAPPESPAKALRRIMELPGVHQGPACFDGLSAKLVERAGFQYCFTSGFSISAARLGLPDTGFLSYGEMVDQGQQITQSVSIPVIGDGDNGYGNAMNVKRTIKGYIRAGFAGILLEDQVSPKACGHTQGRKVVSREEAVMRIKAAVDARKESGSDIVIVARTDSRQAVSLEEALWRSRAFADAGADALFIDALASKEEMKAFCGVYPLVPKMANMLEGGGKTPILAPLELEEIGYKLVAYPLSLIGVSIQAMQDALAAIKGGRIPPPGSMPSFEEVKDILGFNNYYEEEKRYYSNSSRLSSERLASSVYSLQGIAENAEPKDQSPQDPIVEVITPEVYNGADGFKDSFSGIWSRKLRIKITGRDGYKKLDVRIPAGFLDGITNIVPALGGVNIKELLNEAADEMGGKQLIDFNDTMGDRIQVFLE
- the LOC126789972 gene encoding uncharacterized protein LOC126789972 isoform X2; protein product: MSCVLHPQVGSRDCSVSLPHSSCSFNLSSPSNLTFVSHLHQRSLSLPHKSNASPFLTRRNGVLRILAAYAGDSAPPESPAKALRRIMELPGVHQGPACFDGLSAKLVERAGFQYCFTSGFSISAARLGLPDTGFLSYGEMVDQGQQITQSVSIPVIGDGDNGYGNAMNVKRTIKGYIRAGFAGILLEDQVSPKACGHTQGRKVVSREEAVMRIKAAVDARKESGSDIVIVARTDSRQAVSLEEALWRSRAFADAGADALFIDALASKEEMKAFCGVYPLVPKMANMLEGGGKTPILAPLELEEIGYKLVAYPLSLIGVSIQAMQDALAAIKGGRIPPPGSMPSFEEVKDILGFNNYYEEEKRYYSNSSRLSSERYGFKDSFSGIWSRKLRIKITGRDGYKKLDVRIPAGFLDGITNIVPALGGVNIKELLNEAADEMGGKQLIDFNDTMGDRIQVFLE
- the LOC126789973 gene encoding protein WHAT'S THIS FACTOR 9, mitochondrial isoform X2 produces the protein MVMYMLFSKFGVGFLRRTQVYNYQHKRTLVNVKLKWVKDRALDAVVSAERDLKAACVLVSIISSSSHGCLPIYHLTCHRGQLGLPYDLKVSTFVRRYPSVFLESHVLDSGGTRVPCFSLTPEAIKLQQEESNLVQKNRIDILNRLQKLLMLTRDWKLPLQTVDQLKWDLGLPYDYQHSVIPHHPDLFSFIRLLDDRVGLKLLSWDDDLAVSQLQKNSAIQQEEEGMRSGCLAFPIGFTRGFGLKRKCMEWLKEWQSLPYHSPYYDASHLDPRTDESEKRIVGVFHELLHLTIQKKTERKNVSNLRKPLALPQKFTKVFERHPETPYCQTERKICDAVEERFAG
- the LOC126789973 gene encoding protein WHAT'S THIS FACTOR 9, mitochondrial isoform X1 is translated as MVMYMLFSKFGVGFLRRTQVYNYQHKRTLVNVKLKWVKDRALDAVVSAERDLKAACVLVSIISSSSHGCLPIYHLTCHRGQLGLPYDLKVSTFVRRYPSVFLESHVLDSGGTRVPCFSLTPEAIKLQQEESNLVQKNRIDILNRLQKLLMLTRDWKLPLQTVDQLKWDLGLPYDYQHSVIPHHPDLFSFIRLLDDRVGLKLLSWDDDLAVSQLQKNSAIQQEEEGMRSGCLAFPIGFTRGFGLKRKCMEWLKEWQSLPYHSPYYDASHLDPRTDESEKRIVGVFHELLHLTIQKKTERKNVSNLRKPLALPQKFTKVFERHPGIFYISKKCDTQTVILREAYDHRQLLQKHPIAKLREKFAMLLRKGLLDRSNGLYKKSSGDVSGVGLLKNTVVDSISDYRSGLNEDSENDLPYEYESDELHNPC
- the LOC126789972 gene encoding uncharacterized protein LOC126789972 isoform X3; translation: MSCVLHPQVGSRDCSVSLPHSSCSFNLSSPSNLTFVSHLHQRSLSLPHKSNASPFLTRRNGVLRILAAYAGDSAPPESPAKALRRIMELPGVHQGPACFDGLSAKLVERAGFQYCFTSGFSISAARLGLPDTGFLSYGEMVDQGQQITQSVSIPVIGDGDNGYGNAMNVKRTIKGYIRAGFAGILLEDQVSPKACGHTQGRKVVSREEAVMRIKAAVDARKESGSDIVIVARTDSRQAVSLEEALWRSRAFADAGADALFIDALASKEEMKAFCGVYPLVPKMANMLEGGGKTPILAPLELEEIGYKLVAYPLSLIGVSIQAMQDALAAIKGGRIPPPGSMPSFEEVKDILGFNNYYEEEKRYYSNSSRLSSERCQSFAIRSYKYCQFFMYQFEGQRLTWSKYRCSDVLAI